The following proteins come from a genomic window of Coregonus clupeaformis isolate EN_2021a chromosome 2, ASM2061545v1, whole genome shotgun sequence:
- the med7 gene encoding mediator of RNA polymerase II transcription subunit 7, whose translation MGEPQQVSALPPPPMQYIKEYTDENIRKGLAPKPPPPIRDTYMMFGNQFQCDDLIIRPLESQGIERLHPMQFHHKRELKKLNMSILVNFLDLLDILIKSPGSIKREEKLEDLKLLFVHMHHLINEYRPHQARETLRVMMEVQKRQRLETAERFQKHLERVVEMIQGCLASLPHDLPQTEGSSGAGDGARGGGALGLAARLKTEPMDVEESGASCMAVGPQQDKSTGGAAKKDRVWDKDAAMCSIIDEIA comes from the coding sequence ATGGGTGAACCACAGCAAGTGAGtgccctgcctccccctcccatGCAGTACATCAAGGAGTACACGGACGAGAACATCCGCAAGGGGCTCGCCCCCAAACCCCCTCCTCCCATCCGAGACACCTACATGATGTTCGGCAACCAGTTCCAGTGTGACGACCTGATCATCAGACCGCTGGAGAGCCAGGGCATCGAGCGGCTCCACCCCATGCAGTTCCACCACAAACGGGAGCTCAAGAAGCTCAACATGTCCATCCTGGTGAATTTCTTGGATCTCCTGGACATCTTGATCAAGAGCCCTGGCAGtataaagagagaggagaagctgGAGGACCTGAAGCTGTTGTTTGTCCATATGCACCATCTGATCAATGAGTACCGTCCGCACCAGGCCAGAGAGACCCTGAGGGTGATGATGGAAGTGCAGAAGAGACAGCGCCTAGAGACGGCAGAGAGGTTCCAGAAACATCTGGAGAGGGTGGTAGAGATGATCCAGGGGTGCCTGGCCTCCCTGCCCCACGACCTGCCCCAGACTGAGGGCTCGAGTGGGGCAGGGGATGGGGCGAGGGGTGGTGGGGCGTTGGGGTTGGCCGCCAGGCTAAAGACTGAACCCATGGACGTGGAGGAGTCTGGGGCTAGCTGTATGGCTGTTGGGCCACAACAGGACAAAAGCACGGGTGGTGCTGCTAAGAAAGACAGAGTATGGGACAAGGATGCAGCCATGTGTAGTATTATCGATGAGATTGCCTGA